In Streptococcus dysgalactiae subsp. dysgalactiae, the following are encoded in one genomic region:
- a CDS encoding RNA polymerase sigma factor — MSPIKLEPYEQELVVYSKDIIAYLKASGVPDQLARDISQDVFLKMLESNIILPPEKIRAWMYRVAVRKYIDHYRRDKTYLEILQRDFFHQETVVEFEQPNYTPLYETISALPEKYRMVLSLYYFDGLSVKEIASILHKSLSSVKINLMRGRALLKEKLKKAGYTYDDFN, encoded by the coding sequence GTGAGCCCCATCAAGTTAGAACCATATGAACAGGAACTAGTAGTTTATTCAAAAGATATTATCGCTTATTTAAAAGCATCGGGTGTGCCAGACCAGTTGGCGCGTGACATTAGTCAAGATGTTTTCCTAAAAATGTTAGAGAGTAATATTATCCTCCCACCTGAAAAGATACGTGCGTGGATGTATCGCGTTGCTGTCAGAAAATACATTGATCATTACCGAAGAGACAAGACTTATCTGGAGATTCTTCAAAGAGATTTTTTCCATCAAGAAACGGTTGTCGAATTTGAACAACCTAACTATACCCCTTTGTACGAGACCATTAGTGCCTTACCAGAAAAGTACCGCATGGTTTTATCACTTTATTATTTTGATGGCTTGTCGGTAAAAGAAATCGCAAGCATTTTGCACAAGTCCTTAAGCAGTGTCAAAATTAACTTGATGCGGGGACGAGCCTTATTAAAAGAAAAATTGAAGAAAGCAGGATATACATATGATGATTTCAACTGA
- the tuf gene encoding elongation factor Tu, producing MAKEKYDRSKPHVNIGTIGHVDHGKTTLTAAITTVLARRLPSSVNQPKDYASIDAAPEERERGITINTAHVEYETATRHYAHIDAPGHADYVKNMITGAAQMDGAILVVASTDGPMPQTREHILLSRQVGVKHLIVFMNKIDLVDDEELLELVEMEIRDLLSEYDFPGDDLPVIQGSALKALEGDTKFEDIIMELMDTVDSYIPEPERDTDKPLLLPVEDVFSITGRGTVASGRIDRGTVRVNDEIEIVGIKEETKKAVVTGVEMFRKQLDEGLAGDNVGILLRGVQRDEIERGQVIAKPGSINPHTKFKGEVYILSKDEGGRHTPFFNNYRPQFYFRTTDVTGSIELPAGTEMVMPGDNVTINVELIHPIAVEQGTTFSIREGGRTVGSGIVSEIEA from the coding sequence ATGGCAAAAGAAAAATACGATCGTAGTAAACCCCACGTTAACATTGGTACAATCGGACACGTTGACCATGGTAAAACTACTTTAACAGCTGCAATCACAACTGTATTGGCACGTCGCTTGCCTTCATCAGTTAACCAACCAAAAGATTACGCTTCTATCGATGCTGCTCCAGAAGAACGCGAACGCGGAATCACTATCAACACTGCACACGTTGAGTACGAAACTGCAACTCGTCACTATGCGCACATCGACGCTCCAGGACACGCGGACTACGTTAAAAACATGATCACTGGTGCCGCTCAAATGGACGGAGCTATCCTTGTAGTTGCTTCAACAGACGGACCAATGCCACAAACTCGTGAGCACATCCTCCTTTCACGTCAGGTTGGTGTTAAACACCTTATCGTGTTCATGAACAAAATTGACCTTGTTGACGATGAAGAATTGCTTGAATTGGTTGAAATGGAAATCCGTGACCTTCTTTCAGAATACGATTTCCCAGGTGATGACCTTCCAGTTATCCAAGGTTCAGCTCTTAAAGCTCTTGAAGGCGACACTAAATTTGAAGACATCATCATGGAATTGATGGATACTGTTGATTCATACATTCCAGAACCAGAACGTGACACTGACAAACCATTGCTTCTTCCAGTCGAAGACGTATTCTCAATCACAGGTCGTGGTACAGTTGCTTCAGGACGTATCGACCGTGGTACTGTTCGTGTCAACGACGAAATCGAAATCGTTGGTATCAAAGAAGAAACTAAAAAAGCTGTTGTTACTGGTGTTGAAATGTTCCGTAAACAACTTGACGAAGGTCTTGCAGGAGACAACGTAGGTATCCTTCTTCGTGGTGTTCAACGTGACGAAATCGAACGTGGTCAAGTTATTGCTAAACCAGGTTCAATCAACCCACACACTAAATTCAAAGGTGAAGTATATATCCTTTCTAAAGACGAAGGTGGACGTCACACTCCATTCTTCAACAACTATCGTCCACAATTCTACTTCCGTACAACTGACGTAACAGGTTCAATCGAACTTCCAGCTGGTACAGAAATGGTTATGCCTGGTGATAACGTGACAATCAACGTTGAGTTGATCCACCCAATCGCCGTAGAACAAGGTACTACTTTCTCAATCCGTGAAGGTGGACGTACTGTTGGTTCAGGTATCGTTTCAGAAATCGAAGCTTAA
- a CDS encoding anti sigma factor C-terminal domain-containing protein, translating to MMISTDFEKLVKRHKRRNIFRTVTISVVLSLFLMVLGFIGLNRLTSKNGQSIQQYYTVISEIAYPNISYSSWGYDATSQFTGNFVSHRFKDIDGISVPFEKYEHYYSLILNQKSSANNNSLMSDDNGRSMYTRASHYKVPMFFNKGKRMQLGSIKPTQDIPLISQMSGQAVEVAITFDKGYTLKEMEQFIPKNLKLNWIWSGVQLDYLESQFGFTPYFNLGLTAEKQKKMNAEIAKAYQTQKNPDLNPIYQKYSHKSVVSPVEGMENSYTAFQDRLEQYFKMEESSLQTVTTEDGEVYSSKAMLKEYLKQNKNPKTAKFEGVILTGRAENFDQLQNADWIYASNIGQSIQIQPYHQLEK from the coding sequence ATGATGATTTCAACTGATTTTGAAAAGCTTGTCAAGCGACATAAACGCCGAAATATTTTTAGAACGGTAACCATTAGTGTAGTCTTAAGCCTGTTTCTTATGGTATTAGGATTTATAGGACTCAATAGACTGACTAGCAAGAACGGTCAAAGCATTCAACAGTATTATACGGTTATTTCGGAAATAGCCTACCCTAATATTAGTTATAGCAGTTGGGGCTACGATGCCACTTCCCAATTCACAGGTAATTTTGTCTCTCACCGTTTTAAAGATATTGATGGTATATCCGTTCCTTTTGAGAAATATGAACATTATTACTCTCTTATCTTAAACCAAAAATCATCAGCAAACAATAACTCATTGATGTCTGACGATAATGGTCGCTCGATGTACACAAGAGCATCCCATTATAAAGTTCCTATGTTTTTTAACAAGGGAAAAAGAATGCAACTTGGGTCGATAAAACCCACTCAAGATATTCCTCTCATCAGTCAAATGTCAGGACAAGCTGTAGAAGTAGCAATCACTTTTGATAAAGGCTATACCTTAAAAGAAATGGAACAGTTCATTCCTAAAAATTTAAAACTCAATTGGATTTGGAGCGGGGTTCAGCTTGATTATTTGGAAAGTCAATTTGGTTTTACCCCCTACTTTAATTTGGGTTTGACAGCCGAGAAACAGAAAAAGATGAACGCTGAGATTGCTAAGGCTTACCAAACCCAAAAGAATCCGGATTTGAACCCTATTTATCAAAAATATAGTCATAAAAGTGTTGTTTCTCCTGTTGAAGGGATGGAAAATAGTTATACTGCATTCCAAGATAGACTAGAACAATACTTCAAAATGGAGGAGAGTAGTCTCCAAACGGTAACGACTGAAGATGGAGAAGTTTATTCCTCTAAAGCTATGTTAAAAGAGTATTTAAAGCAAAACAAGAATCCAAAGACAGCTAAATTTGAAGGTGTCATCCTAACAGGACGCGCTGAGAATTTTGACCAATTACAAAATGCTGATTGGATTTATGCTTCAAATATTGGGCAATCCATTCAAATCCAACCCTACCATCAATTAGAAAAATAA
- the ftsW gene encoding cell division peptidoglycan polymerase FtsW translates to MKIDKRHLLNYSILLPYLILSVIGLIVVYSTTSVSLIQAHANPFKSVINQGAFWTLSLIAIIFIYKLKLNFLTNTKVLTLVMLVEMTLLVIARFFTTAIKGAHGWIVIGPISFQPAEYLKIIMVWYLALTFAKIQEKVSLYDYQALTRRKWWPTEWGDLRDWRVYSLFMILLVAAQPDLGNASIIVLTAIIMFSISGIGYRWFSAILVLIISLSTLFLGTIALIGVEKVAKVPVFGYVAKRFSAFFNPFHDLTDSGHQLANSYYAMSNGGWFGRGLGNSIEKRGYLPEAQTDFVFSVVIEELGLIGAGLILALVFFLILRIMNVGIKAKNPFNAMMALGVGGMMLMQVFVNIGGISGLIPSTGVTFPFLSQGGNSLLVLSVAVGFVLNIDANEKREDILKEAELTYRKDARKENSNIININQFQ, encoded by the coding sequence ATGAAAATTGATAAAAGGCACCTCTTAAATTACTCCATACTATTGCCTTACTTAATTTTATCGGTTATTGGTTTAATCGTGGTCTATTCCACGACAAGTGTTAGCTTGATTCAAGCACATGCTAATCCGTTTAAATCCGTGATTAACCAAGGGGCGTTTTGGACGTTAAGTCTGATTGCCATTATTTTCATTTATAAGTTAAAATTAAACTTTTTAACCAATACTAAGGTATTAACCTTAGTGATGTTAGTTGAAATGACGCTCTTGGTTATTGCTCGCTTCTTTACGACGGCTATCAAAGGAGCACATGGTTGGATTGTCATTGGTCCTATCAGTTTTCAACCTGCTGAATATTTGAAAATTATAATGGTCTGGTATCTGGCCCTGACCTTTGCCAAAATTCAGGAAAAAGTCAGTCTTTATGACTATCAAGCTTTGACGCGTCGTAAATGGTGGCCAACGGAATGGGGAGACTTACGAGACTGGCGAGTCTATTCCCTTTTTATGATACTTTTGGTTGCTGCCCAACCTGACTTGGGAAATGCTTCCATTATCGTATTGACAGCTATTATCATGTTCTCTATTAGTGGAATTGGCTACCGTTGGTTTTCAGCTATCCTTGTCTTGATTATTAGCTTATCAACTCTGTTTTTGGGAACAATTGCCCTCATTGGGGTGGAAAAAGTTGCTAAAGTTCCTGTTTTTGGCTATGTTGCCAAACGTTTCAGTGCCTTTTTTAATCCCTTCCATGATTTGACAGATTCAGGGCATCAGCTGGCCAATTCTTATTACGCTATGAGTAATGGTGGATGGTTTGGGAGAGGTCTGGGTAATTCCATTGAAAAAAGGGGTTATTTGCCAGAAGCACAGACAGACTTTGTCTTTTCCGTTGTTATTGAAGAGTTAGGTTTGATAGGAGCAGGGCTCATTTTAGCGCTTGTTTTCTTCCTTATCTTACGGATTATGAATGTGGGCATTAAGGCTAAAAATCCTTTTAATGCTATGATGGCCTTAGGAGTTGGTGGCATGATGCTGATGCAGGTATTTGTTAATATCGGTGGGATTTCCGGTTTGATTCCTTCAACCGGGGTAACTTTCCCTTTCTTATCTCAAGGAGGAAATAGCTTACTTGTTTTATCAGTTGCTGTCGGGTTTGTGCTTAATATTGATGCCAATGAAAAGCGTGAAGATATTTTAAAAGAAGCAGAGCTAACTTATCGGAAAGATGCTCGAAAAGAAAATAGTAACATCATTAACATCAACCAATTTCAATAA
- the ppc gene encoding phosphoenolpyruvate carboxylase, with protein MSLKKLESSNNQAIIAEEVAILKDMLEKITRRMIGDEAFATIETIVALSEKQDYIGLETIIASISNQDMDVISRYFSILPLLINISEDVDLAYEINYQNNTNKDYLGKLALTIDAVSEKENAKDILEQVNVVPVLTAHPTQVQRKTILELTTHIHDLLRKYRDVKAGVVNQEKWHNELYRYIEIIMQTDIIREKKLKVKNEITNVMQYYDGSLIQAVTKLITEYKNLAQKRGLDLVNPKPITMGMWIGGDRDGNPFVTAETLRLSATVQSEAILNYYIEKLAALYRTFSLSSTLIQPSAEVERLASLSQDQSIYRENEPYRRAFHYVKSRLVQTRTQLTGNQDTTGQSVTADRLTRQLAMQNQLEGPIAAYVSPEDFKADLMAIEQSLLSNGDVALVDGDLREVMQAVDIFGFFLASIDMRQDSSVQEACVAELLKGANIVEDYSSLSETEKCDLLVKQLTEDPRTLSSAAVAKSDLLEKELAIYAAARELKDKLGDEVIKQHIISHTESVSDMFELAIMLKEVGLIDQHKARVQIVPLFETIEDLDNARDIMTAYLSYDMVKSWIAANHNYQEIMLGYSDSNKDGGYLASGWTLYKAQNELTAIGEENGVKITFFHGRGGTVGRGGGPSYDAITSQPFGSIKDRIRLTEQGEIIENKYGNKDVAYYHLEMLISASINRMVTQMLTNPNEIDDFREVMDGIVADSNKIYRQLVFDNPHFYAYFFEASPIKEVSSLNIGSRPAARKTITEITGLRAIPWVFSWSQNRIMFPGWYGVGSAFKHYIDQAEGNLERLQHMYQTWPFFHSLLSNVDMVLSKSNMNIAFQYAQLADSQEVRDVFHVILDEWQLTKNVILAIEGHEELLEDNPSLKQSLAFRLPYFNVLNYIQIELIKRLRNHQLREEDEKLIHTTINGIATGLRNSG; from the coding sequence CTTAAAAAGCTAGAGAGTAGTAACAACCAAGCTATTATTGCTGAAGAAGTTGCTATTTTAAAAGATATGTTGGAAAAAATCACCCGTCGAATGATTGGAGATGAGGCGTTCGCAACGATTGAAACCATTGTTGCTTTATCTGAAAAGCAAGATTATATTGGGTTAGAAACGATTATCGCAAGCATTTCTAATCAAGATATGGATGTGATTTCAAGATACTTTTCAATCTTGCCTCTGTTAATTAACATTTCAGAAGATGTGGATTTGGCTTATGAAATCAATTATCAAAATAATACCAACAAGGATTATTTAGGTAAACTTGCCTTAACTATTGATGCCGTCTCAGAAAAAGAGAATGCCAAAGACATCTTAGAACAGGTTAATGTGGTACCTGTTTTGACAGCCCATCCGACACAAGTGCAGCGCAAAACCATTTTGGAGTTGACAACGCATATCCATGATCTCCTTCGTAAGTATCGTGATGTCAAAGCTGGTGTCGTTAACCAAGAGAAGTGGCATAATGAACTCTATCGATACATAGAAATCATTATGCAGACAGATATTATCCGCGAGAAAAAACTCAAGGTCAAAAATGAGATTACTAACGTCATGCAGTATTACGATGGTTCTCTCATTCAAGCAGTGACCAAATTAATAACTGAGTATAAAAACTTGGCTCAGAAACGTGGCTTAGACTTGGTCAATCCTAAACCCATTACCATGGGCATGTGGATTGGAGGAGATAGGGATGGGAATCCTTTTGTCACAGCTGAAACCCTAAGGTTATCTGCTACGGTTCAGAGCGAAGCCATCCTGAATTATTATATTGAAAAATTAGCAGCCCTTTACCGAACCTTTTCTTTGTCTTCTACCTTAATTCAACCGAGTGCAGAAGTAGAGCGTCTGGCTAGCTTATCCCAAGACCAGTCTATTTACCGTGAGAATGAACCTTACCGTAGGGCTTTTCATTATGTGAAGTCCCGCCTTGTCCAAACACGCACTCAATTGACAGGGAACCAAGATACCACTGGACAGTCGGTCACAGCGGATCGCCTTACTCGTCAGTTAGCAATGCAAAATCAGTTAGAAGGACCTATTGCTGCCTACGTTTCGCCGGAAGACTTTAAAGCTGATTTGATGGCCATTGAGCAATCTCTTTTAAGCAATGGAGATGTTGCACTGGTTGATGGCGACTTACGCGAAGTGATGCAAGCTGTCGATATTTTTGGCTTCTTCCTAGCAAGTATTGACATGAGGCAAGACTCTAGTGTGCAAGAAGCATGTGTGGCAGAGTTATTAAAAGGAGCTAATATCGTTGAGGATTATAGCTCACTTTCAGAAACTGAAAAATGTGATCTTCTTGTGAAACAACTGACAGAGGATCCAAGAACACTATCTTCAGCAGCAGTTGCTAAGTCAGATTTGCTCGAAAAAGAATTAGCGATTTACGCAGCTGCACGTGAGTTGAAGGATAAGCTAGGTGATGAGGTCATTAAGCAGCACATCATTTCGCACACAGAAAGTGTTTCTGATATGTTTGAATTGGCCATCATGCTTAAAGAAGTTGGCCTGATTGACCAACACAAAGCTCGTGTGCAAATTGTGCCACTTTTTGAAACCATTGAAGACTTAGACAATGCTCGTGACATTATGACAGCTTACTTGAGTTACGATATGGTTAAATCATGGATTGCAGCTAATCATAACTATCAAGAAATTATGTTAGGTTATTCTGATAGTAATAAAGATGGTGGTTACCTTGCTTCAGGTTGGACCCTCTATAAAGCTCAAAATGAATTAACAGCCATTGGAGAGGAGAATGGCGTGAAAATCACTTTCTTCCATGGTCGTGGAGGAACAGTTGGACGAGGCGGTGGACCTTCTTACGATGCCATCACCTCACAACCTTTCGGTTCTATTAAAGATCGTATTCGCCTCACTGAGCAAGGGGAGATTATTGAAAATAAGTATGGTAATAAAGATGTCGCTTATTATCATTTAGAAATGCTCATTTCAGCTTCTATTAATCGTATGGTCACACAAATGCTTACCAACCCTAATGAAATTGACGATTTCAGAGAAGTGATGGATGGTATTGTTGCGGACAGTAATAAGATTTACCGCCAGCTAGTATTTGATAATCCTCATTTTTACGCTTATTTCTTTGAAGCAAGTCCTATCAAGGAAGTTTCTAGCCTTAACATAGGGTCAAGACCGGCAGCTCGTAAAACGATTACGGAAATCACAGGCTTGCGGGCTATTCCTTGGGTCTTTTCGTGGTCACAAAATCGTATCATGTTCCCTGGATGGTATGGGGTAGGATCGGCCTTTAAACATTATATTGACCAAGCAGAAGGCAATCTTGAACGTCTCCAACACATGTACCAGACTTGGCCCTTCTTCCATTCCTTATTATCGAATGTGGATATGGTGCTATCGAAATCAAATATGAACATCGCTTTTCAATATGCTCAGTTGGCAGACAGCCAAGAGGTTAGAGATGTTTTTCATGTGATTTTGGACGAGTGGCAGTTGACAAAAAATGTGATTCTTGCCATCGAAGGACATGAGGAGTTACTAGAAGATAACCCATCTTTGAAACAAAGTTTAGCTTTTCGTCTCCCTTATTTCAATGTGTTGAACTATATTCAAATTGAATTGATTAAGCGCCTGCGCAATCATCAGTTAAGAGAAGAGGATGAAAAATTAATTCATACAACGATTAATGGAATTGCCACTGGCTTACGTAATTCAGGCTAA
- the tpiA gene encoding triose-phosphate isomerase codes for MSRKPIIAGNWKMNKTPQEAKAFVEAVASKLPSNDLVDVAVAAPAVDLVTTIEAAKDSVLKVAAQNCYFENAGAFTGETSPKVLAEMGTDYVVIGHSERRDYFHETDEDINKKAKAIFANGLTPILCCGESLETYEEGKAVEFVGAQVSAALAGLSEEQVASLVLAYEPIWAIGTGKSATQDDAQKMCKAVRDVVAADFGQEVADKVRVQYGGSVKPENVKDYMACPDVDGALVGGASLEADSFLALLDFLN; via the coding sequence ATGTCACGTAAACCAATTATTGCCGGTAACTGGAAAATGAACAAAACCCCTCAAGAAGCAAAAGCATTCGTTGAGGCTGTAGCAAGCAAATTACCTTCAAACGATCTTGTAGATGTTGCAGTAGCAGCACCAGCTGTTGATTTGGTAACCACTATTGAAGCTGCTAAAGATTCAGTTCTTAAAGTTGCTGCGCAAAACTGCTATTTTGAAAATGCAGGAGCCTTTACTGGTGAAACATCACCAAAAGTGCTTGCTGAAATGGGAACTGACTATGTTGTTATTGGTCATTCAGAACGCCGTGATTACTTCCATGAAACAGATGAAGACATTAACAAAAAAGCAAAAGCTATTTTTGCGAATGGGTTAACTCCAATCCTATGTTGTGGGGAATCTCTTGAAACTTACGAAGAAGGTAAAGCTGTTGAGTTCGTCGGTGCTCAAGTTTCTGCGGCTCTTGCAGGTCTTTCTGAAGAGCAAGTAGCTTCACTTGTTTTGGCTTATGAGCCAATCTGGGCTATTGGTACTGGTAAATCAGCTACTCAAGATGATGCTCAAAAAATGTGTAAAGCTGTTCGTGACGTGGTTGCAGCAGACTTTGGGCAAGAAGTTGCTGATAAAGTTCGTGTTCAATACGGTGGTTCTGTAAAGCCTGAAAACGTTAAAGATTACATGGCTTGTCCAGATGTTGATGGTGCTCTTGTTGGTGGCGCATCATTAGAAGCTGATAGCTTCCTTGCTTTGCTTGATTTCCTTAATTAA